One window from the genome of Echinicola vietnamensis DSM 17526 encodes:
- a CDS encoding relaxase/mobilization nuclease domain-containing protein, translating to MIAKQSIGKNFMGALDYNLKKMLTSDESKRAEVLETNFTSLDREMVKKEVELMKSMNPRLKRNTYHVSLSFGKEEKISNDKMLAIGNEYLKGMGFDDNAYFIFRHHDADHPHCHLLALRNRFDGTVVSDSNNYRRSESLVRKLEKKYGLQQVKSSKEAKVKAPNKDEIEMVMRTGKPSKKMVLQQIISEALKRTNTIEDFIHQVEASGANLLFNQASTGRVSGVAYCYDGFKAKGQSLGNQFKWKNIANTLHYEQTRDRQAIGQANARTTSKYPRGLSGNDEKTTRVHGVHSQDAGQSPAHQQKAGQTERSDRDQLSVRDQNEFQTRGDKDGASIPARTATKDRKEIYLSHQIVGGTIDILDLLLRPVPDTGEVGQIPKKKKKRRKKGRSI from the coding sequence ATGATCGCTAAACAGTCCATCGGCAAAAACTTTATGGGAGCACTGGATTATAATCTCAAAAAGATGCTGACCAGTGATGAAAGCAAACGGGCGGAAGTACTGGAAACCAACTTCACCAGTTTGGACAGGGAAATGGTAAAGAAAGAAGTAGAGCTGATGAAGAGTATGAATCCCAGGCTAAAACGGAACACTTATCATGTCAGTCTAAGCTTTGGCAAGGAGGAAAAAATATCAAATGATAAAATGTTGGCCATAGGCAATGAATACCTGAAAGGCATGGGATTCGATGACAATGCCTATTTTATTTTCAGACATCATGATGCCGACCATCCCCATTGCCATTTGTTGGCACTGAGAAACCGATTTGATGGAACCGTGGTCTCAGATAGCAACAATTATAGAAGAAGTGAAAGCCTGGTGCGAAAACTGGAAAAGAAATATGGATTGCAGCAAGTAAAGAGCAGCAAGGAGGCCAAAGTCAAGGCGCCCAATAAGGATGAAATCGAAATGGTAATGAGAACCGGTAAACCCTCAAAGAAAATGGTGCTACAGCAAATAATATCAGAGGCCTTAAAGCGGACCAATACCATTGAGGATTTTATCCATCAAGTAGAGGCTTCAGGAGCCAACCTGTTGTTCAACCAGGCCAGTACCGGCAGGGTATCAGGAGTAGCCTATTGCTATGATGGTTTCAAGGCCAAAGGACAATCCTTGGGTAACCAATTCAAATGGAAGAACATCGCAAATACCTTACACTATGAGCAAACTAGAGATCGCCAAGCAATTGGCCAGGCAAACGCAAGAACAACATCAAAATACCCAAGAGGGCTATCAGGAAATGATGAAAAAACAACTCGAGTTCATGGGGTACATTCCCAAGATGCAGGACAGTCTCCTGCACATCAGCAGAAAGCAGGACAGACTGAACGATCAGATCGAGACCAATTATCAGTGCGGGATCAAAATGAATTCCAAACTCGAGGTGATAAAGATGGAGCTTCAATACCAGCACGAACAGCAACAAAAGATCGAAAAGAAATTTACCTTAGTCATCAAATTGTTGGTGGTACCATTGATATTCTTGATCTGCTGCTTAGGCCTGTTCCTGATACTGGGGAGGTAGGTCAAATTCCTAAGAAGAAAAAAAAGAGACGGAAAAAGGGTAGAAGTATTTAA
- the mobC gene encoding plasmid mobilization relaxosome protein MobC — translation MGRPKKPADQKRNIKFTFRMTEEEVRLLGSLCEVAAMPAADVVRACVFKNRLPKAKVPKLDKQTYVELKRIGNNINQIAKQLNSKFEVPADRMKAIDAISTKLDQVIKLLLHDR, via the coding sequence ATGGGAAGACCAAAGAAACCCGCAGACCAGAAGAGAAATATAAAGTTTACTTTCCGGATGACCGAAGAAGAGGTCCGGCTGCTGGGGAGTTTATGCGAGGTGGCAGCGATGCCGGCCGCTGACGTGGTCAGGGCTTGCGTGTTCAAAAACAGGTTGCCCAAGGCGAAGGTCCCCAAACTGGACAAACAGACTTATGTGGAGCTCAAAAGAATTGGTAATAATATCAACCAGATAGCCAAACAACTCAATTCAAAATTTGAGGTGCCAGCGGACAGGATGAAGGCAATTGACGCCATCTCTACAAAACTGGACCAGGTCATCAAACTGCTGCTTCATGATCGCTAA
- a CDS encoding toprim domain-containing protein — MTIRSVKAIGSNPTLTDYLLHRKVSVETASRFCMEVYYSIGDKKYFGIGNRNENGWAIRNAYWKGSSAQGISYYPGEGNNLHMFEGIFDLLSFYERNQKEVKPDDFLVLNSLSNMDAAKKILAGFPRVNLYLDNDIQGKAWTKRLLKDFSQCTDQSGNYLGHKDLNDYHRKSKSVGMRR, encoded by the coding sequence ATGACCATCCGGTCGGTAAAAGCCATTGGAAGCAATCCGACCTTAACGGACTACCTTCTTCACCGGAAGGTAAGTGTCGAGACCGCATCCAGATTCTGTATGGAAGTGTATTATTCCATAGGGGACAAAAAGTATTTCGGGATCGGAAATAGGAACGAGAACGGCTGGGCCATTCGGAATGCCTATTGGAAAGGAAGCAGTGCCCAGGGTATTAGCTACTATCCAGGAGAAGGCAACAACCTTCATATGTTCGAAGGAATTTTTGACCTGCTCAGTTTCTACGAGCGCAACCAAAAAGAAGTGAAGCCAGATGACTTCTTAGTTCTCAATTCCCTGTCTAATATGGATGCGGCAAAGAAGATTTTGGCAGGATTTCCACGGGTCAACCTTTACCTTGACAACGATATACAAGGCAAGGCCTGGACAAAAAGATTGTTGAAAGACTTCAGCCAATGCACTGACCAATCGGGCAACTATTTGGGGCATAAGGATCTAAACGATTACCATCGAAAGTCAAAAAGCGTTGGCATGCGAAGGTAG
- a CDS encoding CHC2 zinc finger domain-containing protein, which translates to MNIKQASELSIIGFLEKLGIKPSKISGDSYFYHSPYRKENTPSFKVSASKNLWIDFGDNNYGGKVLDLVMKLKPGISVSDALHYIEDITGNSFSFHPQEPMEKEQDPK; encoded by the coding sequence ATGAACATCAAACAAGCAAGTGAGCTTTCCATTATTGGTTTTCTGGAAAAGCTTGGCATCAAACCATCAAAGATTTCAGGGGACAGTTATTTCTATCATTCCCCATACAGGAAAGAAAACACACCTTCCTTTAAGGTCAGTGCCTCCAAGAATCTATGGATTGATTTTGGGGACAATAATTATGGCGGAAAGGTCCTTGATCTGGTCATGAAATTGAAACCGGGCATTTCGGTTTCCGATGCCCTTCATTACATCGAAGATATTACTGGTAACTCTTTTTCTTTTCACCCACAGGAACCCATGGAAAAGGAACAGGATCCAAAATGA
- a CDS encoding helix-turn-helix transcriptional regulator, which translates to MNDVILTQIEKEVLVDEIADAVASRLSDVLPAQEPDDELIQIPEVMKLLGRSRTTINNWRKEGFLKEHVFNTRVYFKKSEVMNAGRQKNGFKK; encoded by the coding sequence ATGAACGATGTAATCTTAACACAAATTGAAAAGGAGGTATTGGTAGATGAAATCGCCGATGCGGTTGCCTCTCGGCTTTCGGACGTTTTACCTGCTCAAGAGCCGGATGATGAATTGATCCAAATCCCTGAAGTTATGAAGCTTTTGGGTAGGTCCCGAACGACGATCAATAATTGGCGAAAGGAAGGGTTTTTAAAGGAGCATGTCTTTAATACCAGGGTTTATTTCAAAAAGTCGGAGGTCATGAATGCGGGCAGGCAAAAGAACGGCTTTAAAAAATAG
- a CDS encoding JAB domain-containing protein encodes MDTQSKNIVSNKVAEIVLCYRPKVKLSQVPKITSSKEAYDVLLENWDKSKLQFVEQFKVMLLNRSNRVLGVVDVSTGGTSGTVADPKIIFAAAVKSNSSGMILVHNHPSGNRFPSNADNNLTERMVKLGKLMELPVLDHIIVTSESYYSYADEGGL; translated from the coding sequence ATGGATACCCAAAGCAAAAACATCGTTTCCAACAAAGTAGCCGAAATCGTCCTTTGTTACCGGCCCAAAGTCAAGCTCTCCCAAGTCCCTAAAATCACCTCTTCCAAAGAAGCCTATGATGTCCTTTTGGAAAACTGGGATAAGTCAAAACTGCAGTTCGTAGAACAGTTTAAAGTGATGTTGCTTAATCGTTCCAACAGGGTTCTTGGAGTCGTTGATGTCTCGACGGGCGGAACCTCTGGAACTGTTGCTGATCCAAAAATCATTTTTGCAGCTGCGGTAAAATCGAATAGCTCAGGAATGATTTTGGTCCACAACCATCCTTCTGGAAATAGATTCCCAAGTAATGCCGATAACAATTTGACTGAACGAATGGTCAAACTGGGTAAATTGATGGAATTGCCGGTTCTGGATCATATAATTGTTACCAGTGAATCCTATTATTCCTATGCTGATGAAGGAGGGCTTTAA
- a CDS encoding GntR family transcriptional regulator, with translation MKNFDIKIDEGSRVPKYQQVANRIYSLIYIEEISNGDKLPSINELSERLYLSRDTIEKAYNWLRKKGVVMAEPSKGYYVNKKKVLHQVGKILYLVNKVSPYKLEVFKTMQEALNKDYDIEFRLFFNDVHIFMDQLGTSFENYDYVVVIPLFHVPKKEHYGLPKQILERIENIPREKLIVLEKKIPDLKENYSCIYQDFEKDINLALTQAINEIKRYGKINLIYPKSYFHSYPIEVKQGFITFCKKNDLAFEVFDVSSLDSCFSAGQAYVVISENDFLEVMIRVKSKKYALGLDIGVISYNDTPIKKLFNVSVLSTDFKKMGELAARCVSERKIIQYKNDFSFIKRSSI, from the coding sequence ATGAAGAACTTTGATATCAAAATCGATGAAGGTTCAAGAGTTCCTAAATATCAACAAGTAGCCAATAGAATTTATTCTCTTATTTACATTGAAGAAATATCCAATGGGGATAAACTTCCTTCAATAAACGAGTTGAGTGAGCGGTTATATCTATCAAGGGACACAATTGAGAAGGCCTATAATTGGCTCCGGAAGAAAGGCGTAGTGATGGCTGAACCTTCAAAAGGTTACTATGTGAATAAAAAGAAAGTCCTACATCAAGTGGGGAAAATACTCTATTTAGTCAATAAAGTAAGTCCTTATAAATTAGAGGTTTTTAAAACAATGCAGGAAGCTCTAAATAAAGATTATGATATTGAATTTCGTCTCTTTTTTAATGATGTCCATATATTTATGGACCAATTAGGAACTTCATTCGAAAACTATGATTATGTAGTGGTTATACCATTATTTCATGTTCCTAAGAAAGAACATTATGGGCTACCTAAACAAATCCTTGAACGTATAGAAAATATCCCAAGGGAAAAGTTGATTGTTTTAGAAAAGAAAATTCCTGATCTAAAAGAAAATTATAGTTGCATCTATCAGGATTTTGAAAAGGATATCAATTTGGCCCTTACTCAAGCGATTAATGAAATCAAGCGATATGGAAAGATCAATCTTATATACCCAAAAAGCTATTTTCATAGCTATCCCATAGAAGTGAAACAAGGCTTTATCACTTTTTGTAAAAAAAATGATTTGGCTTTCGAAGTGTTTGATGTCTCATCTCTGGATAGTTGTTTTAGTGCTGGCCAGGCTTATGTCGTGATTAGTGAAAATGATTTTTTAGAAGTTATGATTCGAGTAAAATCAAAAAAATATGCCTTGGGGCTAGACATAGGTGTAATCAGTTATAATGATACTCCAATTAAAAAATTGTTTAATGTTTCGGTATTGTCAACAGACTTTAAAAAAATGGGAGAGTTAGCAGCAAGATGTGTTTCTGAAAGAAAAATTATTCAATATAAAAATGACTTTTCTTTTATAAAGAGGAGCTCTATATGA
- a CDS encoding glycoside hydrolase family 140 protein: MKTLFFTFSALLLSLCSLAQSDLRVSDNGRFLVYQDGTPFFYLGDTAWELFHRLNRGEAYLYLKDRAGKGFTVIQAVVLAEHNGLEEPNAYGELPLTDNDPAKPNEAYFKHVDFVIEKAAELNLHIALLPTWGDKVFKNKWGVGPEIFNPENAYKYGRFIGNRYKHNRNIIWVIGGDRNPREDSDDVEIWRAMARGIVETVGGNDKALMTFHPQTASSTWFHEDEWLDFNMLQTSHCADTKVWEKISHDYNLKPVKPTMDGEPMYEEIPVCFDLEKNGYSDPNDVRRKAYLSLFAGAHGHTYGCNNVWQMYAPERKRHISATRPWYESLDLPGASSMTFVRKLMESRPMLDRIPDPSMIVSSSDHYRERVMATRGNDYAFIYSSSGHPFEVVMGRISGKRVKASWYNPRTGETTIAGVYKNKGVRKFTPPSQGNEHDWVLIMDDVKRAY; this comes from the coding sequence ATGAAAACGTTATTTTTCACCTTTTCGGCCCTTCTTCTTTCTCTTTGCAGTCTCGCCCAATCGGACCTGAGGGTGAGCGACAATGGCCGCTTTCTTGTCTACCAGGATGGGACACCTTTTTTCTATCTTGGCGACACGGCCTGGGAACTTTTCCACCGGCTGAACAGGGGAGAGGCTTACCTGTACCTGAAAGACCGAGCTGGCAAAGGATTTACGGTAATTCAGGCGGTAGTGCTTGCCGAGCATAACGGACTGGAAGAACCAAACGCCTACGGAGAGCTTCCTTTGACTGACAATGATCCCGCAAAGCCCAACGAAGCGTATTTCAAGCACGTGGATTTTGTCATTGAAAAGGCGGCTGAGCTGAATTTGCACATTGCGCTGTTGCCCACCTGGGGAGATAAAGTCTTCAAAAACAAGTGGGGTGTAGGTCCTGAAATTTTTAATCCGGAAAATGCTTATAAATATGGCAGGTTCATCGGCAACCGGTACAAGCACAATCGCAATATCATTTGGGTAATAGGCGGGGATAGAAATCCCAGAGAAGACAGCGACGATGTAGAGATCTGGCGGGCGATGGCCAGAGGGATTGTGGAAACTGTGGGCGGAAATGACAAGGCATTAATGACATTTCACCCGCAGACCGCGTCGTCGACCTGGTTTCATGAAGACGAATGGCTGGACTTTAATATGCTCCAGACCAGCCATTGTGCCGACACAAAAGTATGGGAAAAGATAAGCCACGACTACAACCTGAAGCCAGTAAAACCTACGATGGATGGAGAACCGATGTATGAAGAGATCCCTGTCTGCTTTGATCTGGAAAAAAATGGTTACTCCGATCCGAACGATGTAAGAAGAAAGGCTTATCTCAGCTTATTCGCAGGAGCACACGGTCATACTTATGGGTGCAACAACGTCTGGCAAATGTATGCCCCAGAGCGCAAACGCCACATTTCCGCTACCAGACCCTGGTATGAATCGCTGGATCTGCCTGGTGCCAGTTCTATGACTTTTGTAAGAAAGCTGATGGAGTCGCGCCCGATGCTGGACCGCATACCTGATCCATCTATGATCGTGAGCAGTTCTGATCATTACCGGGAGCGCGTTATGGCTACACGAGGAAACGACTACGCCTTTATCTATTCCTCTTCAGGACATCCCTTTGAAGTTGTCATGGGCAGAATATCGGGAAAAAGAGTAAAGGCCAGTTGGTACAACCCCAGAACCGGCGAAACAACCATCGCCGGAGTTTACAAAAACAAAGGCGTTAGAAAATTCACTCCACCTTCTCAGGGCAACGAGCACGATTGGGTGCTGATCATGGACGATGTAAAAAGGGCTTATTAA
- a CDS encoding glycoside hydrolase family 3 C-terminal domain-containing protein yields MKFSNHIKYSTLLLLSSFLTINLSCTTDKHPRLGESPVQEVIDAMTIEEKSLMVTGAKRREVVPVPLPGRKQKNITAVGGYTYPFVHLGIPSIMLSDGPAGLRIAPRRPNDPETYYCTAFPVGTLVASSWDPQLVEKVGNAMGHEALEYGVDILLSPAMNIHRDPLGGRSFEYYSEDPLISGKMGAALVRGIQSQGIGTAIKHFVANNQETNRRTIDAVVSERALREIYLRGFEIAVKEGDPWTVMSSYNKVNGTYTPQSEELLEIILRKEWGFDGFVLTDWYGGDDPVEQMKAGNDLLMPGLQDWSDAIAEALENGSLEKELVDRNIARILDVITRTSTYKDYPYSNKPNFKESIKIAREAAGESMVLLKNDADILPLKPDIKKVAPFGNYSYKLTVGGTGSGMVNNEYSISLAQGLENAGYEIDAALHEKYTDYLKKGKPQNLEADSLITAMPKPDSILGELPLDASLIRQNAEESDIAMVSIMRVFGEGGDRKLETFYLTEEEKNLLKNVSEAFRAKGKKVVVVLNIGGVIETASWRELADAILLAWQPGQEGGNAMADILTGKVNPSGKLATTFPLDYPDVPTTKNFPGTPAENPEKVVHEEGIYVGYRYYDSFAVNPAYEFGFGLSYTDFSYDNLKLGSETFENEIEVTADIKNTGNKAGREVVQLYLAAPGKAMDKPVKELKNFAKTKLLAPGESQTITFVLDARSLASFVSERSAWIAEAGKYTVHVGASSRDIRKSAGFDLEKELTVEKVHKVLVPQEKISEFKRK; encoded by the coding sequence ATGAAATTTTCTAATCATATTAAATACTCAACCCTTTTACTTCTCTCTTCTTTCCTCACTATAAATCTATCCTGTACAACAGATAAACACCCCAGGCTGGGCGAAAGCCCGGTACAGGAAGTTATAGATGCTATGACCATAGAAGAAAAATCGCTGATGGTGACCGGCGCCAAAAGGAGGGAGGTAGTGCCAGTGCCCCTGCCGGGAAGAAAACAGAAAAATATAACAGCAGTGGGCGGTTACACCTATCCGTTTGTTCATTTGGGCATCCCTTCCATTATGCTGTCGGATGGCCCTGCAGGACTGCGCATAGCCCCACGCCGGCCGAACGATCCGGAAACCTACTATTGCACGGCATTTCCCGTGGGGACCTTGGTAGCGTCCAGCTGGGATCCGCAGTTGGTGGAAAAAGTGGGGAACGCTATGGGCCATGAAGCGCTGGAATACGGCGTGGATATTTTGCTGTCGCCAGCCATGAACATTCACCGCGACCCGCTGGGAGGGCGAAGTTTTGAATACTATTCCGAAGACCCGCTGATTTCCGGAAAAATGGGAGCCGCGTTGGTACGGGGTATACAATCGCAGGGAATTGGCACGGCCATCAAACATTTTGTAGCGAATAACCAGGAAACAAACAGGAGAACCATAGATGCGGTTGTAAGCGAAAGGGCGCTGCGGGAAATTTATCTGCGGGGTTTTGAAATAGCCGTGAAAGAAGGTGATCCCTGGACGGTAATGTCGTCCTATAATAAAGTCAACGGCACCTATACGCCGCAGAGCGAAGAATTGCTGGAAATCATTTTGCGAAAAGAATGGGGATTTGATGGATTTGTACTTACCGATTGGTACGGCGGTGATGATCCGGTGGAGCAAATGAAAGCCGGCAACGACCTGCTGATGCCGGGGTTGCAGGACTGGTCAGATGCCATCGCCGAAGCGCTGGAAAACGGCAGTCTTGAGAAGGAGTTGGTGGACCGGAATATCGCTCGGATTTTGGATGTAATCACCCGAACTTCTACTTATAAAGATTATCCTTACTCTAATAAACCAAATTTTAAAGAAAGTATAAAAATTGCCCGTGAAGCTGCAGGAGAATCCATGGTGTTGTTAAAAAATGATGCTGACATCCTGCCATTAAAGCCGGATATTAAAAAGGTGGCACCTTTCGGAAATTATTCCTACAAACTGACCGTAGGGGGCACGGGCAGCGGAATGGTCAACAACGAGTACAGCATATCCTTAGCTCAGGGACTGGAAAATGCGGGTTACGAAATTGATGCAGCGCTTCACGAAAAATACACCGATTACCTGAAAAAAGGAAAACCACAAAACCTTGAAGCGGATAGTTTGATCACCGCCATGCCAAAACCCGACAGCATTCTGGGCGAATTGCCGCTGGATGCGAGCCTGATCCGGCAGAATGCGGAGGAATCCGATATCGCCATGGTGAGCATAATGCGGGTATTTGGCGAAGGAGGAGACCGGAAGCTGGAAACTTTTTACCTGACGGAAGAGGAAAAGAACCTGCTGAAGAACGTATCTGAAGCATTTAGAGCAAAAGGAAAGAAAGTGGTGGTAGTGCTGAATATTGGCGGAGTAATTGAGACTGCAAGTTGGAGAGAACTGGCGGATGCGATATTGCTGGCCTGGCAACCGGGGCAGGAGGGTGGCAATGCTATGGCGGATATCCTCACCGGGAAAGTAAATCCTTCCGGAAAATTAGCGACAACTTTTCCCCTGGATTACCCTGACGTTCCCACTACGAAGAATTTTCCCGGCACACCTGCCGAAAATCCGGAGAAGGTGGTGCACGAGGAGGGGATTTACGTAGGCTATCGCTATTACGATTCGTTTGCGGTTAATCCCGCTTATGAATTTGGGTTTGGATTGTCTTACACCGATTTTTCTTACGACAACCTGAAACTGGGTTCAGAAACTTTTGAAAATGAAATTGAAGTAACGGCAGATATCAAAAACACAGGCAACAAGGCGGGACGGGAAGTGGTGCAGTTGTATCTGGCTGCCCCCGGCAAAGCTATGGACAAGCCAGTGAAAGAATTGAAGAATTTTGCAAAAACGAAATTATTGGCGCCCGGCGAATCGCAAACCATTACTTTCGTGCTGGATGCACGCTCGCTTGCTTCTTTCGTTTCGGAACGAAGTGCCTGGATAGCAGAAGCCGGAAAATATACCGTCCATGTGGGGGCTTCTTCCAGAGATATCAGGAAATCTGCCGGTTTCGATCTTGAAAAAGAACTGACGGTGGAAAAAGTGCACAAAGTGCTTGTTCCGCAGGAAAAAATATCGGAGTTCAAAAGGAAATAA
- a CDS encoding SGNH/GDSL hydrolase family protein, with product MRVIIFAFSIFMMSTCSVAQNQKVADTATYLSDLKKELTTRWPNNRTINLVFHGHSVPAGYWHNSEVHTLDSYPNIVLAKVKQMYPHAVVNVIVTAIGGEYSEKGQPRVTTDVLPHKPDVLFIDYALNDLGIGLERAGVAWEKMIGEALEANLKVILVTPSPDQRHDMLAPGNQLEQHAEQIRKLAAKYGVGLADPFAEFQKKAREEGDIKAYMSHVNHPNRRGHELIASEIVKWF from the coding sequence ATGAGAGTTATAATTTTTGCATTTTCGATTTTCATGATGTCCACATGTTCCGTGGCGCAGAACCAGAAAGTGGCAGATACCGCCACCTATCTTTCAGACCTTAAAAAAGAGCTGACCACCCGCTGGCCCAATAACAGAACGATCAACCTGGTCTTTCACGGGCATTCTGTGCCGGCGGGTTATTGGCACAATTCTGAAGTGCACACCCTTGATTCTTACCCTAATATTGTACTTGCTAAAGTAAAACAAATGTATCCGCATGCCGTGGTGAATGTCATCGTGACGGCCATTGGCGGGGAGTATTCCGAAAAAGGGCAGCCGCGGGTCACCACTGATGTGCTGCCTCATAAACCCGATGTGCTGTTTATCGATTACGCGCTGAACGATCTGGGCATTGGTCTGGAAAGGGCCGGAGTGGCCTGGGAAAAGATGATCGGGGAAGCATTGGAAGCAAACTTAAAGGTGATCCTCGTTACGCCGTCTCCCGACCAGCGGCACGATATGCTGGCGCCGGGCAATCAGCTGGAGCAGCATGCGGAGCAGATCAGAAAACTGGCGGCCAAATATGGCGTCGGCCTGGCAGATCCGTTTGCGGAGTTTCAAAAGAAGGCTCGTGAAGAAGGAGATATTAAGGCCTATATGTCGCATGTAAATCATCCCAATCGCCGGGGGCACGAACTGATCGCCAGTGAAATTGTAAAATGGTTTTGA
- a CDS encoding RagB/SusD family nutrient uptake outer membrane protein encodes MKNYIFILLLLLAFTSCADFLELEPENQINDKNYYLTENDFETSMLGIYASFKGLYTSEMFYIGELTSDNAEISISSSSAAEVEFDEMIITSENPIIENAWNKALYTVARCNVIINRLNTANIDQEVNDRIMGEARFIRAFCYFFLVQTFGKAPVADVEFRSPEEIYASDLSLKSKEEVYTMIEIDLKDAESLLPEAMNPDKGYVSVGTVKTLLGKVYLTQKKYDLAAPKLKEVIDSKDYSLVDDYKSLFSAGNENLSESIFELKFISGDNLGNQYSVLFTPATVGLLANNQQGSGRINPTLDLMNAYEEGERKRASVGDTIAPASEEKFYARHGLKFVDLNLENPRDGSINFTVLRYADVLLMYAEALNEQGKPEDAEEYINAVRDRVDLSPHLGLSQEDMREAIAHERRVELAFEAHRWFDLVRTARAQEEIDDYFKNKGVNFSVKDHELIMPIPQREIEINPEMKQNPGY; translated from the coding sequence ATGAAGAATTACATATTCATACTGCTCCTCTTGCTTGCCTTCACTTCCTGCGCAGATTTCCTGGAGCTGGAGCCGGAAAACCAGATCAATGACAAGAATTATTACCTTACGGAAAATGATTTTGAAACCTCGATGTTGGGAATATACGCCTCTTTCAAAGGCCTGTATACGTCCGAGATGTTTTATATCGGTGAGCTGACGTCAGACAATGCGGAGATTTCCATTTCTTCATCGTCTGCAGCCGAAGTGGAATTTGACGAAATGATCATCACTTCCGAAAACCCGATCATTGAAAATGCGTGGAACAAGGCGCTTTATACAGTTGCCCGGTGCAATGTGATCATCAACCGGCTGAATACGGCTAACATTGATCAGGAAGTAAACGACCGGATAATGGGCGAGGCGAGGTTCATCAGGGCTTTCTGCTATTTCTTCCTCGTGCAGACTTTTGGGAAAGCTCCCGTTGCCGACGTGGAATTTCGTAGTCCGGAAGAAATTTATGCCTCTGATCTTTCGCTGAAATCCAAGGAGGAGGTCTACACGATGATCGAAATCGACTTGAAGGATGCGGAATCGTTGTTGCCGGAAGCCATGAATCCCGACAAAGGATACGTCTCGGTCGGTACGGTGAAAACGCTCCTGGGAAAAGTTTATCTTACCCAAAAGAAGTACGATCTGGCCGCACCAAAGCTTAAGGAAGTGATCGATTCCAAGGATTATTCTCTGGTAGACGATTACAAAAGCCTGTTTTCCGCGGGCAACGAAAATCTTTCTGAATCAATTTTTGAACTGAAATTTATATCCGGAGATAACCTGGGCAATCAATATTCAGTGTTGTTTACACCGGCCACGGTAGGCTTGTTGGCCAACAACCAGCAGGGCTCCGGCAGGATCAATCCGACACTCGATCTGATGAATGCCTATGAAGAAGGAGAGAGAAAAAGAGCATCCGTAGGCGATACGATCGCCCCGGCTTCAGAAGAGAAATTTTACGCTCGTCACGGGTTGAAATTTGTGGACCTGAACTTGGAAAATCCCCGGGATGGTTCTATCAATTTTACGGTTTTGAGGTATGCCGATGTTTTGCTGATGTACGCCGAAGCGCTCAATGAGCAGGGCAAGCCGGAAGATGCCGAAGAATATATAAATGCGGTGAGGGACAGGGTTGATTTATCACCGCACCTTGGGCTTAGCCAGGAAGACATGCGGGAAGCGATAGCACACGAACGAAGGGTGGAGCTGGCTTTTGAGGCCCACCGCTGGTTTGACCTGGTGCGGACAGCGCGCGCGCAGGAAGAGATCGACGACTACTTTAAAAATAAAGGTGTAAATTTCTCAGTAAAAGATCACGAGTTGATAATGCCAATCCCGCAAAGGGAAATTGAGATCAATCCTGAAATGAAACAGAACCCCGGATATTAA